Within Desulfurobacterium thermolithotrophum DSM 11699, the genomic segment CAGCTATAGGATTAATAATTGTTGTTTTTTATCTTGATTTTAAACTCGCATTTTTTGGATTAATTGGACTGCCATTGATAGGTTTCATGATTTCTGAAACTGGAAAAAGAATAAAAAGATATACTGATAGAATGCAGGACAAACTTGCTGCAATAACCAATCATCTTTTTGAAGGTGCAAGAAATATAAGAGAAATTAAACTTTTAGGCCTAGAAGAAAAATTATTAAAATTGTTCCAAAAAGATAATTACAAATATTTTAAGGAATTCATGAAGATTCGAAAGATAGAAGGAATATATCCTTCTGTTGTTGAGTTAACAGCTTCAATAATTGTCGGATTACTTATGCTTTACGGAGGAAAAAAAATAATCGCTGGAGAACTCACTGCCGGAGATTTTTTCTCCTTTATTATTGCTCTTGTAATGGCTTATGATCCAATTAGAAAGTTGGGACGGGAATATAATAAAATTCAACAATCTGCTTCAGTGGCAGAAAGAATACGGAAGATTCTTGAATTACCTGATGAATACCACTTAAAAGATGGTTCGAGAGAACTAAAAGAGCCTATAAATTTTTTATATTTTAATAATATCTACTTTAAATATCCCAAATCCGAAGATTTCATTTTAAAAGGTATAGACTTTCTTTTTGAAAAAGGGAAAAAATATGCAATTGTAGGAAAATCTGGTAGTGGTAAAAGTACGCTGATAAACTTAATCCCTAGATTTTATGATCCAACTAAAGGTAACATAGAAGTTAATGGTATTAACCTAAAAGATTTTAAACTTAAATCTCTCAGAAGAAAGATAGGTGTTGTAAGTCAAGATATTATTGTATTTAGAGGGACAATAAAAGAAAATATAGCTCTTGGAAATCCTGGAGTCTCTTTTGATGAAATAGTTAAAGCTGCAAAGATTGCAAACATTCATGATTTTATTGTCTCTCTTCCCAAAGGTTACGATACTCTAATAGGTGAGGGGGGTATTCAACTTTCTGGCGGACAGAAGCAAAGAATTGCAATAGCAAGAGCTGTGTTGAAAAATCCGGATATTTTGATTTTAGATGAAGCTACAAGTGCTCTCGATTCTGAAACAGAAGCAGCTGTTCAAAAAGCTCTTGACGAGAAGTTTAAAGATAAAATTCTCATTGCGATCGCCCATAGACTTTCGACGATTATTAATAGCGATTTAATAATCTTTTTAAAAGAAGGTAAAATTATAGGAGTTGGCAGTCATGAAGAACTTTACGCAAATCTTGAAGAATATAGGAAGCTATGTGATATTCAATTTAGAATAAGTCTTAAGTAAAAAAGAGGAGTAAAATGAGAATTCTTCAGGCAACAACCTCAAGAACTTGGAGCGGTGGAACCGAACAGTGTCTTTTATTAGCAAAGTATATGAATGAATTAGGGCATGAAACAGGTATACTTACTATTAAAGGAAGTCTTCTTGATGAAAAAGCTAAAATGCTTGGGATAAAGAGATTTTACTTTCCTGGAACAGAGAAAATCAGTATTAAAAATGCAAAAAAATTAGCCAAGCTTATTAAGCAATATGACGTTGTTAATACTCATATACCAGCAGCTCATTGGTATATATGGTGTGCCTCTTTTTTTTGTAAAAAAAAACCTAAAATTGTTTATACTAGAAGGGTTAACTACGATGTATCATTCCTATCATCTTTAACAAAATACAACATTAATACAGATGCAATAATTGCTATTTCTAATGAAGTAAAAAATAGATTAAAGAAAAGATTCTTTCTAAGAAAAAAGAAAATTTCTGTTATTCCTGATGGAATAGAGATAGATAAATTTAGTCCCCTAGTTAACTCAAAACTTCGAGAAGAAATAAAAATTGATAAAGAAACCATTGTAATTACTCATGTAGCAAATTTTCAGAAAGTGAAAGGACATAATATATTATTTGACGCCTTTAAAAGGATTTTAGAAAAAAGAAAGAAAAAAAAACTGTTACTACTTCTGGTTGGTAGAGATACGCAAAGCGAAAAAGCTCAAAATATGATAAAAGAAAAAAAAATAGAAAAGCATGTTATTTCTCTTGGATTCCGAAAAGATATTCCTCAAATATTAAAAGAAACAGATCTTTTTGTTTTTCCTTCTATTAACGAAGGATTAGGGAGTTCTCTTCTTCAAGCTATGGCTATGAAAAAAGTAGTGGTAGCTTCATATATTGGTGGAATAAGAAGTTATTTAAAACACATGGAAAATGGAATAACAGTTAAACCGGGAAACGTTGATTCTCTGTATCAGGGACTACTAAAAGGACTGGAAAACTTAAACAACGAAAACATGAAAGAGAACGCAAGGAAAACGGCGCAAGAATTTGATATAAAAAACGTTACAGAAAAAACTTTGCAACTTTATAAGGAACTCCTAAAGTAAACTTAAAATCTACGGAGTAAAAAAAGAGTATGGAATAGAGCTCTTAAACTCTCCTGAAGAATTAGCACCTTACGATGCTGTGATAATTGCTGTAAAACATGACAAATTTAAAAAGCTAACACCAGAGTTCTTTAAAAGAATTTCCGTTTCAAAACCAATAGTTATTGATGTAAAAGGTATTTATGATAGAGAGCAATTTAAAGATATCGTTTTATGGAGACTATAGAAAATAAATTGATTACAACCACTATTAAATAGTCCAGCGCATTTAGTATTTAAAATTTTGTCAAGTTTTTGTAGATTTTTAAGAAAGATTTTTCTGTTTGGGAGTAAAAATGAAGATCGAAATAGATGAGGATGTTGTAAATCTTTTAAAAGAATACGGACTCAATACTTATGAAGCTAAAGCATACTATGTCCTTCTTCTTCTTGGAGAATCAGCTGCCACGTCTGTTGCTCGAGAATCTAAAATACCACAGCAAAGAATCTATGATGCCTTGAAGTCCTTAGAAAGAAAAGGACTAATACAAACAAAAAACACAATACCAAAAAAATATGTTCCTTTACCAGTAAGAAGAGCTCTTACCAATAGATTACGTCAAATGAGACTTGAGTTTGAGATAAGGGAAGATAATCTACGGAAATTAATTGATGAACTTGAAAAGAGAATTCCAGAAACAAAATCACTTCTTGATAAAGGTTCTCAAATTTTTGTCATGGAAGGAAAAGAATCTATTGTCAATCAAGCTATATCTATGATTTCTTCAGCAGAATCTACCATAAAAATAGCCGGTAATAAACCTCTATTTATTTTGGAATGCAAAGGAAATCTTAGTAAATACATGAAAAGAAATGTAGAGCTTGCTGCTATAGGAGAATTTGATCAATTTTGTAAAGATGAAATAGAAAAACTCGGAGGTAAATATTGTGAAGCATCTGTTTACTGCCAGTATTTACTTATAGTAGATGACAAAAAGCTTTTAATTGTTTATTTTGATGAAAAAGGAGTTCCAAATGGACTATATACGAAAAATGAAGCTATTGTAAAACCATACCTAATGTTTTTTGAAAGTAAATGGAAAGAAGTTTGCTCTTAATTATTAGATTTGTTGAAGTTCAGATAGAAGGTGGACACCCTACAATAACCTTTGAATACCACAAGGAGGTGTCCACCGATGAAACAATTGAAAAGATTCAAAGGAACATCCCTCCATATATCAAGCACAAATACAGCATTCAAAGAAACCC encodes:
- a CDS encoding ABC transporter ATP-binding protein gives rise to the protein MMEDIKKVSFPWWILKYLKDMKLLFAVAFITMFLHAGITSYLAYFVKDIVNTVFVSKNERMINLIPLILLGLVLIKGIVYFINYYTMAYIGQSVIAKLREELYEKILKLPLDQFWESPGTFVSKVINDTSLLQDFTSRQIATFLRNLLTAIGLIIVVFYLDFKLAFFGLIGLPLIGFMISETGKRIKRYTDRMQDKLAAITNHLFEGARNIREIKLLGLEEKLLKLFQKDNYKYFKEFMKIRKIEGIYPSVVELTASIIVGLLMLYGGKKIIAGELTAGDFFSFIIALVMAYDPIRKLGREYNKIQQSASVAERIRKILELPDEYHLKDGSRELKEPINFLYFNNIYFKYPKSEDFILKGIDFLFEKGKKYAIVGKSGSGKSTLINLIPRFYDPTKGNIEVNGINLKDFKLKSLRRKIGVVSQDIIVFRGTIKENIALGNPGVSFDEIVKAAKIANIHDFIVSLPKGYDTLIGEGGIQLSGGQKQRIAIARAVLKNPDILILDEATSALDSETEAAVQKALDEKFKDKILIAIAHRLSTIINSDLIIFLKEGKIIGVGSHEELYANLEEYRKLCDIQFRISLK
- a CDS encoding glycosyltransferase family 4 protein, with amino-acid sequence MRILQATTSRTWSGGTEQCLLLAKYMNELGHETGILTIKGSLLDEKAKMLGIKRFYFPGTEKISIKNAKKLAKLIKQYDVVNTHIPAAHWYIWCASFFCKKKPKIVYTRRVNYDVSFLSSLTKYNINTDAIIAISNEVKNRLKKRFFLRKKKISVIPDGIEIDKFSPLVNSKLREEIKIDKETIVITHVANFQKVKGHNILFDAFKRILEKRKKKKLLLLLVGRDTQSEKAQNMIKEKKIEKHVISLGFRKDIPQILKETDLFVFPSINEGLGSSLLQAMAMKKVVVASYIGGIRSYLKHMENGITVKPGNVDSLYQGLLKGLENLNNENMKENARKTAQEFDIKNVTEKTLQLYKELLK
- a CDS encoding UDP binding domain-containing protein, translating into MELLNSPEELAPYDAVIIAVKHDKFKKLTPEFFKRISVSKPIVIDVKGIYDREQFKDIVLWRL
- a CDS encoding TrmB family transcriptional regulator, which translates into the protein MKIEIDEDVVNLLKEYGLNTYEAKAYYVLLLLGESAATSVARESKIPQQRIYDALKSLERKGLIQTKNTIPKKYVPLPVRRALTNRLRQMRLEFEIREDNLRKLIDELEKRIPETKSLLDKGSQIFVMEGKESIVNQAISMISSAESTIKIAGNKPLFILECKGNLSKYMKRNVELAAIGEFDQFCKDEIEKLGGKYCEASVYCQYLLIVDDKKLLIVYFDEKGVPNGLYTKNEAIVKPYLMFFESKWKEVCS